From the Rhizobium sp. SL42 genome, the window AACAAGCCTTGAGGACATCATGACAAAATCTCCCGCCCCATCGGTCAAGGCCGAGGATCTGCCCTACCGCCCCTGCGTCGGCATCATGGTGCTGAACGGCCAGGGCCTGGTCTGGGCCGGCCGCCGTTTGGTCGAAGGCAATTCGGAATATGACGGCTCGCCGCAACTCTGGCAGATGCCGCAGGGCGGCATCGACGCCGGCGAGGATGCCCTGCCGGCCGCCATCCGCGAGCTATACGAGGAAACCGGCATGAAGACGGTCTCGCTGCTTGCCGAAGCCAGCCGCTGGATCAATTACGACCTGCCCGCCGAACTGATCGGCATCGGCTTGCGTGGCAAATACCGGGGCCAGACCCAACGCTGGTTCGCCTTCCGCTTCGAAGGCGACGAGAATGAGATCGCCATCAACCCGCCCCCCGGCGGCCACCAGGCCGAATTCGACGCCTGGGAATGGAAGCCGATGCAGGAACTGCCCGCTCTCATCGTGCCGTTCAAGCGCGCGGTCTATGAACAGGTTGTCGCGGAATTCGCCCATCTGACCGGCTGAAAATCCCGTCGGCTGCAGATCGCGTGCCGGAGACGTTCAAACGCGGATGCCGCGCGGCGGGCACACCAACATCGCCCCCGGCAAACCATATCAATGCAGCGTCAGCACCCGAGCCTGAACCGGTTGCGCGATGCCCTTCAGCACAAGTGAGCGCGTTTGCGTACCGGCCATCAGGTCCGGGGCCTGCGCAGCAGTCTCCGCAGACACCAGGATCTCGCCTGCTGCAGCCTGCGATTCCAGTCGCGCGGCCTGGTTGACGACGCCGCCAATCGCGGTGAAATCGCTGCGGAAGCTCGAGAACTCGCCGATTTCGACATCCCCGGAATGGATGCCGACACCAATCCCTACAGCGCCGGTATCGCCGAGCGGCCCGCCAAAATCTGACGTCAGTCTGTCGAGCGCGGAACGGCAGTTTTGCTGGATATCCCGTGCGGCCATGATGGCGGCGCTGGCGTGATCCTTGCGCGTGATCGGAAAGTTGAAGATCGCCATCAGTCCATCGCCCATCTGCTTGTTGACGATGCCGTCATGTGCCCAGATTGCCTGCGCACAGCGCCCCTGGAACTGGCTGACTATCTCGCTGAGCGTTACGACGTCGATGCGCTCCGACAAGGTGGTAAACCCCCTGATATCGGCAAACAGGATCGTCGCACCGGCCGTCACATGCCGCTGCTTCTTTACATATTGGAAGGCCCGCTCGCAGATCGTGCAGATA encodes:
- a CDS encoding RNA pyrophosphohydrolase translates to MTKSPAPSVKAEDLPYRPCVGIMVLNGQGLVWAGRRLVEGNSEYDGSPQLWQMPQGGIDAGEDALPAAIRELYEETGMKTVSLLAEASRWINYDLPAELIGIGLRGKYRGQTQRWFAFRFEGDENEIAINPPPGGHQAEFDAWEWKPMQELPALIVPFKRAVYEQVVAEFAHLTG
- a CDS encoding adenylate/guanylate cyclase domain-containing protein, with amino-acid sequence MTTMVSHDKEPTQQRHGTICRGCWDQMHVPIPIRGALALPFRAFGITRSKMNPNICTICERAFQYVKKQRHVTAGATILFADIRGFTTLSERIDVVTLSEIVSQFQGRCAQAIWAHDGIVNKQMGDGLMAIFNFPITRKDHASAAIMAARDIQQNCRSALDRLTSDFGGPLGDTGAVGIGVGIHSGDVEIGEFSSFRSDFTAIGGVVNQAARLESQAAAGEILVSAETAAQAPDLMAGTQTRSLVLKGIAQPVQARVLTLH